A part of Bosea sp. (in: a-proteobacteria) genomic DNA contains:
- a CDS encoding aldolase, with protein sequence MAQVHKFRHSEAAEWALRCDLAATFRLSARERWNEGIGNHNSAMIPGTELMMINPRGLLFNELKASDLIVCDLEGNVLSGKGELRKVAHFIHSRIHLMHPQAQVVLHVHPPYATALSLIEGGRLAMSHNNDLTLNDRIAYDDEMNGSVLDDNEGDRIARLLGKKTTLVMASHGLTTVGRDVASAFCELSAVERSAMWQCLARGFGGPLKQLPDTMRKHHYGDFRDVWDADLEFAAYKRLLDREEPDYAS encoded by the coding sequence ATGGCCCAGGTCCACAAGTTCAGGCACAGCGAGGCGGCCGAGTGGGCGCTGCGTTGCGATCTCGCCGCCACATTCCGCCTGTCGGCCCGGGAGAGGTGGAACGAGGGGATCGGCAACCACAACAGCGCGATGATCCCCGGCACGGAGCTGATGATGATCAACCCGCGCGGCCTGCTCTTCAACGAGCTGAAGGCGAGCGACCTGATCGTCTGCGATCTCGAGGGCAATGTCCTTTCCGGCAAGGGCGAACTGCGCAAGGTCGCCCACTTCATCCACAGCCGCATCCATCTGATGCACCCGCAGGCGCAGGTGGTGCTGCATGTCCATCCTCCCTACGCGACGGCGCTCTCGCTCATCGAGGGCGGCAGGCTGGCCATGAGCCACAACAACGATCTGACCCTGAATGACCGCATCGCCTACGACGACGAAATGAACGGATCCGTGCTTGATGACAACGAGGGCGACCGGATCGCCCGCCTGCTCGGAAAAAAGACCACGCTGGTCATGGCGAGCCATGGGCTCACCACGGTTGGCCGCGATGTTGCAAGCGCCTTCTGCGAGCTCTCGGCGGTCGAGCGCTCGGCCATGTGGCAATGCCTGGCGCGCGGTTTCGGCGGACCGCTGAAGCAGCTGCCCGACACGATGCGGAAGCACCACTACGGAGACTTCAGGGACGTCTGGGACGCCGACCTGGAGTTCGCCGCCTACAAGCGTCTGCTCGACCGGGAGGAACCGGACTACGCGAGCTGA
- a CDS encoding mandelate racemase/muconate lactonizing enzyme family protein, whose product MKIEAVDFFYVSMPEVTTEADGSQDALLVRVSGGGREGWGECEAAPLPSIAAFVCPMSHGVCRPVGASVLGERLDSPADIARMSARVAYDSMDLLQAAHTMSGVEMAMWDLLGRAKGEPVWSLLGYKRSHAKTPYASRLFGDTPQQTLEIGQLSRKQGFRAAKFGWGPIGRGSAHDDADHFHAAREGLGQDGILLVDVGQIFIEDVDRAAERLPALAEAGAVWLEEPFQAAAYGAYGALAERSGRVKLAGGEGAHDTHMARHLIDYGKVGYIQIDCGRIGGIGPAKWVADYAAERGVTYVNHTFTSHLALSASLQPYAGLKDHVICEYPAAPKPVVEAYMASRIMRDSQGDIRAPESPGLGLEIEPAGVRKHLLDIEIKVSGKVLYRTPAI is encoded by the coding sequence ATGAAGATCGAGGCCGTCGATTTCTTCTATGTCTCGATGCCGGAAGTCACGACCGAGGCCGACGGCAGCCAGGATGCGCTGCTGGTGCGCGTGTCCGGCGGCGGCCGCGAGGGCTGGGGCGAATGCGAGGCCGCGCCGCTGCCCTCGATCGCCGCCTTCGTCTGTCCCATGTCCCATGGCGTCTGCCGGCCGGTCGGAGCCTCGGTGCTCGGCGAGCGCCTAGACAGCCCAGCGGACATAGCCCGCATGTCCGCGCGGGTGGCCTACGACAGCATGGACCTCCTGCAGGCCGCGCACACGATGTCGGGAGTCGAGATGGCCATGTGGGATCTGCTCGGCCGCGCCAAAGGCGAGCCGGTCTGGTCCCTCCTCGGCTACAAGCGGAGTCATGCCAAGACGCCCTATGCCTCGCGGCTTTTCGGGGACACGCCCCAGCAGACGCTGGAGATCGGGCAGCTCTCGCGCAAGCAGGGATTCCGCGCCGCCAAGTTCGGTTGGGGGCCGATCGGACGCGGCTCGGCACATGACGACGCGGACCATTTCCATGCGGCGCGCGAAGGCCTCGGGCAAGACGGCATCTTGCTTGTCGATGTCGGCCAGATCTTCATCGAGGATGTCGACCGCGCGGCGGAACGCCTGCCTGCGCTTGCCGAGGCCGGCGCGGTCTGGCTGGAGGAGCCGTTCCAGGCCGCCGCATACGGCGCCTACGGTGCGCTCGCGGAGCGCAGCGGCCGGGTCAAGCTGGCCGGCGGAGAGGGCGCCCACGACACGCACATGGCGCGACATCTCATCGACTATGGCAAGGTCGGCTATATCCAGATCGACTGCGGCCGCATCGGTGGCATAGGTCCGGCGAAGTGGGTGGCGGACTATGCGGCCGAACGCGGCGTGACCTATGTGAATCACACCTTCACGTCGCATCTGGCCCTGTCGGCGTCACTGCAACCCTATGCGGGGCTGAAGGACCATGTAATCTGCGAGTATCCCGCCGCACCCAAGCCGGTCGTCGAGGCTTACATGGCGAGCCGCATCATGCGGGACAGCCAAGGGGACATCCGCGCCCCCGAATCGCCAGGGCTCGGCCTCGAGATCGAACCTGCAGGCGTGCGGAAGCATCTGCTCGACATCGAGATCAAGGTCAGCGGCAAGGTCCTCTACCGAACTCCCGCAATCTGA
- a CDS encoding M81 family metallopeptidase, translating into MPRILIAECMQEISSFNPLQSAYSDFRIRHGEQLLEQRGLNTAIGGALSVFDRRADATLLPTISATAPSAGILAADGWKKLSRDMVAAIAKMAEQADAVFFSLHGAMGAVGELDPEGWLLQETRRLVGPEVPIVISLDLHGILTERMLAQIDGFAIYHTYPHVDFADTGERAATLLMRIIDEKLRPAIARVVIPALVRGDELVTKSGCYGDILREARRLEHEDQALGAGVMIGNPFTDVPELCTQALICVEKKNAATERAVEQLARDFWSQRHRMQGKLIELDKAIAQARTMAGPVIFTDAADATSSGATGDSNAILKALIKANYTGRVLLQIVDSAAAKAAAAAGIGARVTLTLGGERDPGRFTPLKVTATVESLSSGRTRLETMRAPLNAGLTAVLAMANFTIVVISEPCFLFDRAVYYANGCDPRDYDLTVVKSPHTEHHMYDEWVVKNFNIDAPGSTSADLLSLGHAICRRPVYPLDPDIDFRPVVTWHGGERRA; encoded by the coding sequence ATGCCACGCATCCTGATCGCCGAATGCATGCAGGAGATATCCTCTTTCAACCCGTTGCAGTCGGCCTATTCGGATTTTCGCATCCGGCACGGGGAGCAGCTCCTGGAGCAGCGCGGCCTCAACACCGCGATCGGCGGCGCGCTGTCGGTGTTCGATCGCCGTGCCGACGCAACCCTGCTGCCGACCATTTCGGCGACGGCGCCGAGCGCCGGCATTCTCGCCGCGGATGGCTGGAAGAAGCTCTCGCGCGACATGGTCGCTGCGATTGCCAAGATGGCGGAGCAGGCCGACGCCGTGTTCTTCTCGCTCCATGGCGCCATGGGCGCGGTCGGAGAACTCGATCCGGAGGGATGGCTCCTGCAGGAGACGCGCCGGCTCGTCGGGCCGGAGGTCCCGATCGTGATCTCCCTCGACCTGCACGGCATCCTCACGGAGCGCATGCTGGCGCAGATCGACGGCTTCGCCATCTACCACACCTATCCCCACGTCGATTTCGCGGACACCGGCGAGCGGGCGGCGACGCTGCTGATGCGGATCATCGACGAGAAACTGCGGCCGGCGATAGCCCGCGTAGTCATCCCTGCTCTGGTCCGCGGCGACGAGCTGGTCACCAAATCGGGCTGCTACGGCGACATCCTGCGCGAGGCCCGCAGGCTGGAGCACGAGGACCAGGCGCTGGGCGCGGGCGTCATGATCGGCAATCCCTTCACCGACGTGCCCGAACTCTGCACGCAGGCGCTGATCTGCGTCGAAAAGAAGAACGCCGCGACGGAGCGAGCCGTCGAGCAGCTGGCGCGCGATTTCTGGAGCCAGCGCCACCGCATGCAGGGCAAGCTCATCGAGCTGGACAAGGCGATCGCCCAGGCGCGCACCATGGCCGGGCCGGTGATCTTCACCGACGCCGCCGACGCCACCTCGTCGGGAGCGACCGGCGATTCCAATGCGATCCTCAAGGCGCTCATCAAGGCGAATTATACAGGGCGCGTGCTGCTCCAGATCGTCGACTCCGCCGCCGCGAAGGCCGCCGCCGCCGCCGGCATCGGCGCAAGGGTGACGCTGACGCTCGGCGGCGAGCGGGATCCCGGCCGCTTCACGCCGCTGAAGGTCACGGCCACGGTCGAAAGCCTGTCGAGCGGACGCACGCGGCTGGAGACCATGCGCGCGCCCCTCAACGCCGGCCTGACCGCCGTGCTCGCCATGGCCAACTTCACGATCGTGGTGATCAGCGAGCCCTGCTTCCTGTTCGACCGCGCGGTCTATTACGCGAACGGCTGCGATCCTCGTGACTACGACCTGACCGTCGTGAAGTCGCCGCATACGGAGCACCACATGTACGACGAGTGGGTTGTCAAGAACTTCAACATCGATGCGCCGGGATCGACCAGCGCCGATCTGCTGAGCCTCGGGCATGCCATCTGCAGACGGCCGGTCTATCCGCTCGATCCCGACATCGACTTCAGGCCCGTGGTGACGTGGCATGGCGGGGAGAGACGGGCATGA
- a CDS encoding peptidase M14 produces the protein MVMAQVQSRVRCDIDFDKSGRQASYLRAPLSRDASGWGAVEIPIIVLKNGKGPTLLFTGGVHGNEYEGPIAISKLARTLDVKRIEGRVILMPAVNMPAVLANTRLSPADGRDINRCFPGDPRGTFSFMLAHFMDAVLLPHVDVSVDLHTAGQSADAALSTNMHYIDDAKIRGETMRIASAFGAPYNAVFWGVDEGATFTSSVERQKKVSIGTEIGGWGRVNPEGVRIAERGILNVMKACGVMEGAPDTTQRDGAKATRQMMVKDPANFLFARATATYEPMHLAGAAVQKGELAGLLHFVEDIDREPIEVRYATSGVLWMGAGPGRVQRGDCVGVVMQDYDAKIAEG, from the coding sequence ATTGTCATGGCCCAGGTTCAGAGCCGCGTCCGTTGCGATATCGACTTCGACAAGTCCGGACGGCAGGCATCTTATCTGCGTGCGCCGCTCTCTCGCGATGCGTCGGGTTGGGGCGCGGTCGAGATTCCGATCATCGTGCTCAAGAACGGCAAGGGGCCGACGCTGCTGTTCACTGGCGGCGTGCATGGCAATGAGTACGAGGGGCCGATCGCCATCTCGAAACTTGCCCGCACCCTCGACGTAAAGCGGATCGAAGGGCGCGTGATCCTGATGCCGGCCGTCAACATGCCCGCGGTGCTCGCCAATACCAGGCTTTCGCCGGCAGATGGGCGGGACATCAACCGCTGCTTCCCTGGCGATCCCCGCGGCACCTTCTCGTTCATGCTGGCCCATTTCATGGATGCGGTGCTGCTGCCGCACGTGGACGTGTCGGTTGATCTGCATACCGCCGGCCAGTCCGCCGATGCTGCGCTGTCGACCAACATGCATTACATCGACGATGCGAAGATCCGGGGTGAGACGATGCGCATCGCGAGCGCGTTCGGCGCGCCGTACAACGCCGTGTTCTGGGGCGTCGACGAGGGCGCCACCTTCACCTCTTCGGTCGAGCGACAGAAGAAGGTGTCCATTGGCACCGAGATCGGCGGCTGGGGCCGCGTCAACCCAGAAGGCGTTCGCATCGCGGAACGCGGCATCCTCAACGTCATGAAGGCGTGCGGTGTCATGGAGGGCGCGCCGGACACCACTCAGCGAGACGGCGCAAAGGCTACGCGCCAGATGATGGTCAAGGATCCCGCCAACTTCCTTTTCGCCCGTGCCACGGCAACCTACGAGCCCATGCATCTTGCCGGAGCCGCCGTGCAGAAGGGCGAACTCGCCGGACTGCTCCATTTTGTCGAGGACATCGACCGCGAACCCATCGAGGTTCGCTACGCGACCTCCGGCGTACTCTGGATGGGCGCCGGGCCGGGCCGGGTGCAGCGCGGCGATTGCGTCGGCGTCGTCATGCAGGACTATGACGCCAAGATCGCGGAAGGGTGA
- a CDS encoding GntR family transcriptional regulator, whose translation MDRHRRSSLSVVPPSPDDAEWRPLQPQTLVDRVVEAIMAQAARGVLLPGDRIGESDIGRKLGVSRVPVREALRLLESHGIVVNEPYKGIRLRPLTNRWVKDLVEARTSLETSAAHRAVDAGHHGPPWIAPLERAISEMDLMASRGDAYGLAAADTVFHRELCRLGGNTVILDLWETLARQLTIVFGLATLGKPMPSIAEEHHDLLKVLMTGDKDAITGILHEHITIMNLAVDYEAIQEQRRRARAGG comes from the coding sequence ATGGATCGCCATCGCCGCAGCAGCCTTTCCGTCGTGCCTCCATCGCCGGACGATGCGGAGTGGCGGCCGCTGCAGCCGCAGACGCTTGTGGATCGGGTTGTCGAGGCGATCATGGCCCAGGCCGCGCGTGGGGTCCTTCTGCCTGGCGACCGCATCGGTGAAAGCGATATCGGACGAAAGCTTGGCGTGAGCCGCGTGCCGGTGCGCGAGGCGCTGCGCCTCCTCGAGAGCCACGGCATCGTTGTGAATGAGCCCTACAAGGGCATCAGGCTGAGGCCGCTCACCAACCGCTGGGTTAAGGATCTGGTGGAGGCCCGGACGTCGCTGGAGACCAGCGCGGCGCATCGCGCGGTGGACGCCGGCCATCATGGCCCGCCTTGGATCGCGCCTCTGGAACGCGCCATCTCGGAGATGGACCTGATGGCTTCGCGCGGCGACGCCTATGGTCTCGCGGCGGCCGATACGGTGTTCCACCGGGAGCTTTGCCGGCTTGGCGGCAACACCGTGATCCTCGACCTGTGGGAGACTCTTGCCCGTCAGCTGACGATCGTCTTCGGGCTCGCCACGCTCGGCAAGCCGATGCCGTCCATCGCGGAGGAGCATCACGACCTGCTCAAGGTGCTGATGACCGGCGACAAGGACGCCATCACGGGCATCCTCCATGAGCACATCACGATCATGAATCTCGCAGTCGACTACGAGGCTATCCAGGAGCAGCGCCGACGCGCGCGCGCTGGAGGATGA
- a CDS encoding mandelate racemase/muconate lactonizing enzyme family protein: MQFKAPARLPAVKITKIVAAPLFGESPKGGWSNEIRPEDSIHALIAVQTDCGMTGFGSVFTDGRLAQAGLEVLKPLIIGENALEPERVAEKLHQNTFWMGRGGTLTHTISGIDIALWDILGKATGLPVGQLLGGIHRRKVKPYCSLLMEEPSRMKDVVAEYHAKGFRAFKIGWGPFGRAMDAKLDAAIVRAAREGIGPDSQLFVDAGASDAWWPHGLKWAIRTAEMLKDYDVGWFEEALKPDALEDYCHLRRVSPVPIAGGEVLTRRQSFLPWLQHGAFDIVQPDVTKVGGIGEQRRIVRMAEDFGVRYVGHGWNTALGVAADLQMAAAFPNVDLVEFIGGSPYVDGILADPFVLDTHGDLAIPDKPGLGVEIDRDKLARYTPDAAALWG, encoded by the coding sequence ATGCAGTTCAAGGCCCCGGCGCGGCTGCCCGCCGTCAAGATCACGAAGATCGTTGCCGCGCCGCTCTTCGGCGAAAGCCCGAAGGGTGGCTGGTCGAACGAGATCCGGCCCGAGGACTCCATTCACGCGCTGATCGCGGTGCAGACCGATTGCGGCATGACAGGCTTCGGCAGCGTCTTCACGGATGGCCGGCTGGCGCAGGCGGGGCTTGAGGTCCTGAAGCCGCTGATCATCGGAGAGAATGCGCTGGAGCCGGAACGGGTGGCGGAGAAGCTTCACCAGAACACGTTCTGGATGGGGCGCGGCGGCACGCTGACCCATACGATCAGCGGCATCGACATTGCGCTGTGGGACATCCTCGGCAAGGCGACAGGCCTTCCCGTCGGCCAGCTTCTCGGCGGCATCCACCGCCGGAAGGTGAAGCCCTACTGCTCGCTGCTCATGGAGGAACCCTCGCGGATGAAAGACGTGGTTGCCGAATACCACGCCAAGGGCTTCCGCGCCTTCAAGATCGGCTGGGGTCCGTTTGGCAGGGCCATGGACGCCAAACTCGACGCCGCGATCGTGAGGGCGGCGCGTGAAGGCATCGGACCGGACTCGCAACTCTTCGTCGATGCGGGCGCGAGCGACGCCTGGTGGCCGCATGGTCTCAAATGGGCGATTCGTACAGCCGAGATGCTGAAGGATTACGATGTCGGCTGGTTCGAGGAGGCGCTGAAACCTGATGCGCTCGAGGATTACTGCCATCTCAGGCGCGTCAGTCCCGTTCCAATTGCCGGAGGCGAGGTGCTGACGCGGCGCCAGAGCTTCCTGCCCTGGCTACAGCATGGGGCGTTCGACATCGTGCAGCCCGACGTGACCAAGGTGGGCGGCATAGGCGAGCAGCGGCGCATCGTCCGCATGGCCGAGGACTTCGGCGTCCGCTATGTCGGCCATGGGTGGAACACGGCGCTGGGCGTGGCGGCTGATCTCCAGATGGCCGCAGCTTTCCCCAATGTCGATCTGGTCGAGTTCATCGGCGGCAGTCCCTATGTCGATGGCATTCTGGCGGACCCCTTTGTCCTCGACACGCATGGTGACCTGGCCATTCCGGACAAGCCTGGACTCGGCGTCGAGATCGATCGGGATAAGCTCGCCCGCTACACGCCGGATGCGGCGGCCCTCTGGGGCTAG
- a CDS encoding glycosyltransferase family 2 protein encodes MTGPPTPGAADQPALSVIVACHNYEAFVGRALASVTGQRHPRVELIVVDDGSTDGSWDVITDFAARAEAQGQRFAIHRIANQGQRGACLYGFERSLAPFILFLDADDELLPGSLETILGRLDAKVAKLQFPLERIDAEGRPLGEPRPALREAREKETLKARVLRSGSYTSPPTSGNVFRRDLCALLREADYDAAVDGVILFAAPFMGDVVSLATPLGRYRLHDRNDSGINRPPDPRSIARDLRRFADRTAHLRRFLEGQGLAGQLVKAEDAYFHRERSFYLAMTLGVRPGIGEAARLIAGLVTEPHSTKAKLALAGFFAMAALLPARRARRALAWRLDAGQRSPSGLIRAVVGS; translated from the coding sequence CTGACAGGGCCGCCAACGCCCGGGGCCGCCGATCAGCCGGCGCTTTCGGTGATCGTGGCCTGCCATAATTACGAAGCCTTCGTCGGCCGCGCCCTCGCAAGCGTGACAGGGCAGCGGCATCCGCGCGTCGAGCTCATCGTCGTCGACGACGGCTCCACCGACGGGTCGTGGGACGTCATCACCGATTTCGCCGCCAGGGCCGAGGCGCAAGGCCAGCGCTTCGCCATCCACCGCATCGCCAACCAGGGCCAGCGCGGCGCCTGCCTTTATGGCTTCGAGCGCAGCCTTGCGCCATTCATCCTGTTCCTCGATGCCGACGATGAGTTGCTGCCCGGCTCGCTCGAAACCATCCTTGGCCGGCTTGACGCCAAGGTCGCCAAGCTCCAGTTTCCGCTTGAGCGCATCGATGCCGAGGGGCGGCCGCTGGGAGAGCCGCGACCTGCTCTGCGCGAGGCGCGCGAGAAAGAGACCCTGAAGGCTCGCGTGCTGCGCTCGGGCTCCTACACCTCGCCACCGACATCGGGAAACGTCTTCCGCAGGGATCTGTGCGCCCTTCTGAGAGAGGCGGATTATGACGCGGCCGTGGATGGCGTCATCCTGTTCGCGGCCCCTTTCATGGGCGATGTCGTCAGCCTCGCCACTCCGCTCGGGCGCTACCGCCTTCATGACCGTAATGATTCCGGCATCAACCGCCCGCCCGACCCCCGTTCCATCGCCCGCGATCTGAGGCGCTTCGCCGACCGCACCGCCCATCTGCGGCGCTTTCTTGAAGGGCAGGGCCTGGCTGGCCAGCTGGTGAAGGCCGAGGATGCCTACTTCCACCGCGAGCGCAGCTTCTATCTGGCGATGACGCTTGGCGTCAGGCCCGGAATAGGCGAGGCCGCCCGCCTGATCGCGGGCCTCGTCACCGAGCCGCACAGCACGAAGGCGAAACTGGCTCTGGCCGGCTTCTTCGCGATGGCGGCGCTGCTGCCGGCGAGGCGGGCCCGCCGCGCCCTGGCCTGGCGGCTTGATGCAGGCCAGCGTTCGCCATCGGGCCTGATCCGTGCCGTGGTCGGTTCGTGA